From the genome of Erythrobacter litoralis, one region includes:
- a CDS encoding YrhK family protein — protein MSTIIRLIVRDYGWIHRGMWLAGNLAFVVGSVLFLPRFEPWKVTGVWLFIIGAALMFVGALGQFLVNRFEHKHDRR, from the coding sequence ATGAGCACCATCATCAGGCTGATCGTCAGGGATTATGGCTGGATTCATCGCGGCATGTGGCTGGCGGGGAATCTCGCCTTCGTTGTCGGAAGCGTGCTGTTCCTGCCGCGCTTCGAGCCGTGGAAGGTGACGGGGGTTTGGCTCTTCATCATCGGTGCGGCGCTGATGTTCGTCGGCGCGCTCGGCCAGTTCCTCGTCAACCGGTTCGAGCACAAGCATGATCGACGATAG
- a CDS encoding endonuclease III domain-containing protein — MAERLRGGERSAIPRAAMQLDLGPDPRTDRLRRIQAALIARFGRIVRPPEKRRSPEWVLVHGVIGAQTKTAASNASTDALLAEYGSWEAVAAAPAADLERRLQRQTFPSVAAARLKACLCAIIAERGSVDLRHLSNLPTEDAIAWLERLPGVARKNSAGVMNASTFERRAMVIDGHHRRIMERTGIVPARADTAKTFDTLMPIVPTEWSSADMDEHHLLLKKLGQTFCRPRTPQCRDCPVSGDCDTARGGA, encoded by the coding sequence TTGGCCGAGCGCTTGCGCGGGGGCGAGCGCTCGGCCATTCCTCGCGCTGCCATGCAGCTCGATCTCGGCCCCGATCCCCGCACCGACCGCCTGCGCCGGATACAGGCCGCGCTCATCGCGCGCTTCGGCCGGATCGTGCGTCCGCCGGAAAAGCGCCGCTCGCCCGAATGGGTGCTGGTTCATGGCGTGATCGGGGCGCAGACGAAGACCGCCGCGTCCAACGCCTCGACCGACGCGCTTCTCGCCGAATACGGATCGTGGGAAGCGGTCGCGGCCGCCCCCGCGGCCGATCTCGAACGGCGGCTGCAGCGTCAGACTTTCCCCAGCGTCGCGGCGGCGCGATTGAAGGCCTGCCTCTGCGCGATCATCGCCGAACGCGGGAGCGTCGATCTCAGGCATCTCTCCAACCTTCCGACCGAGGACGCGATCGCCTGGCTCGAGCGCCTGCCCGGCGTCGCGCGCAAGAACAGCGCGGGGGTGATGAATGCGAGCACGTTCGAGCGCCGCGCCATGGTGATCGACGGGCATCATCGCCGGATCATGGAGCGCACCGGCATCGTGCCTGCCAGAGCCGACACGGCGAAGACCTTCGACACGCTCATGCCGATTGTCCCGACCGAATGGAGCAGCGCCGACATGGACGAACACCACCTGCTATTGAAGAAGCTCGGTCAGACATTCTGTCGTCCGCGCACGCCGCAATGCCGCGACTGCCCGGTCAGCGGGGATTGCGACACCGCGCGCGGCGGTGCATGA
- a CDS encoding YceI family protein, with the protein MNRITSSTAYALAAPAILALAACGQQSEDSPPANTGEWQIVPDASRLAYVSVKSGEVLETNRFTGLSGSVSENGTATVTIDLSSLETGVDIRNERMRDLFFEISDYPTATITAAIDPAAFADLSVGETTVQPLDATLSLKGVEGRIETQVDVTRTGPDRVVAMSSEPVIVYADAFGLGEGIEQLREIAGLESITPAVPVTFALTFERTR; encoded by the coding sequence ATGAACCGAATTACCAGCTCGACCGCCTACGCGCTCGCCGCGCCCGCGATCCTTGCGCTTGCCGCCTGCGGACAGCAGTCCGAGGACTCTCCGCCCGCCAATACCGGCGAGTGGCAGATCGTCCCCGACGCCTCGCGCCTTGCCTATGTCTCGGTCAAATCGGGCGAAGTGCTCGAAACCAATCGCTTCACCGGCCTGTCGGGCTCGGTCAGCGAAAACGGCACGGCGACGGTGACGATTGACCTGTCATCGCTCGAGACCGGTGTCGACATCCGCAATGAACGCATGCGCGATCTGTTCTTCGAGATTTCCGACTATCCGACCGCGACCATAACCGCCGCGATCGACCCCGCCGCCTTCGCCGACCTTTCGGTGGGCGAGACGACGGTCCAGCCCCTTGATGCGACCTTGTCGCTCAAGGGGGTCGAAGGCCGGATCGAAACGCAGGTCGACGTCACCCGCACCGGGCCCGACCGGGTAGTCGCTATGTCGAGCGAGCCCGTGATCGTCTATGCCGACGCCTTCGGACTGGGCGAGGGGATCGAGCAGCTCCGCGAGATTGCCGGCCTTGAGTCGATCACTCCGGCCGTGCCGGTCACATTCGCGCTGACGTTCGAGCGCACGCGATAG